Genomic segment of Sebastes umbrosus isolate fSebUmb1 chromosome 19, fSebUmb1.pri, whole genome shotgun sequence:
AATATTGTACTTAAAGTCATCAGGTGCACAGagacacgactccaaatgaatgctaattttGCTGTCTCCGCTGGATGTTTAAATAGGCAATTGTCTGCTAACCCGTTTAAcaacaactttataaggtgattaTAAATCAATGCTGTGTTTACAGTTTGCTGCTCTGCCCCTAAGTGACCATAAAATCAATTAATCCAGGTTTAAAGGCAACTCCTGTCTCACATGAATCACACAGTGCTGAGGTTAAGTTGTCGTTTTTGTCCTCATCTTGTGTCTCTTCGGTCTGTCCTCTCTGGCaggtggagagaaagagacacattgGAAATGACATTGTTACCATAGTATTCCAGGAAGGGGATGACGCATCGTCGTCCTTCAAACCGTCTATGATCCGATCGCACTTCACCCGTATCCTTCACGCGGACAATGATTGTCGGAGAAATGAAGTGGTAATCAGCGACGTGTTCAGAAGATGAACAGATATCACATCACCCTGTAACACTGAAAATACATGGATTGTGTCTCCCATATaatcaatgcttcctttacttCACTTCCAGATATTTTTGCTTTAGTTAGGTATAATAGCCAGAATGACAGTTACAGGTGAGTGCTTTGGTTAATGCTGTGGTTTGTGGTGTTCCAATCCAGACTGTGTAACAACTCCTTTTGAATTTCTCTACCTAAACAAggctcggtcaaaaccgagtgtATGTCTGGACAGTGTACGGTCAGTCTTTGAATTTGTGGCTATCAGTGgacatgtttataatgttaaatccagtaatggtacgtgtccacagcctccgtcctttccacgcttcccattcagtgtctatgtaagcagccgtgcaatgcattctggtagcgtggcggcgcaattctagagacggggcgtcacgttggccgctcctcatttgcataaagttgaggtctaggctactttatggcATTAAGTAGCTAGACTGGCGCGACtcaccgcctctggaaactccctagatacttttaaactaaccgttgtcgatctaaaataaagacagattcatctactgcatggcttattcataataataataataccctccttcatgacaagctagtatgacatggttggtaccaatggattcattaggtttttctagtttcatatgataccagtatattcactctagctctaaaactgagctgcaacctaaaaatcccaaattgcgttaatgcgttaaagaaattagtggcattaaaacaaatttgcgctgacacgttattatcgcgttaactttaacagccctaataaaaatattaaaaaaaaaatgtttttagtgtAGTTGCTTTTAAGTGCcaatattttgcatttataatttTAGCTTTTGATTCTTtatgttttggtttgttttttattgtgatgTTATCTGTCCCTGTTTGGTACTCATCATGAAACTGCCCATCTTGACTCCCTGGCAGAAGTGATATTGTATCTCATTGGGACctttctggttaaataaaggatgaattaaaaaaagaaaacatatctgCTCTTTGTTGCAGGTTGAAGATATTCTCAGAGGAGAGTGTTCCACTGTTTGGACCCCCTCTCCCATCTCCGCCTGTATTTACTGATCACCAAGAATTCAGGGACTTTTTATTAGTcaaatgtaagaaaaataaaacaaagaaaatgcattAGAATATGAccaataaatcacatttttctaATCTGATCTTGCTTCATCTCCCGCAGTAATCAATGGAGAGAAAGCCACACTGGAGACGCCAACGTTTGCCCAGAAGCGTCAGCGGACCCTTGATATGTTGATCCGCTCGCTCTACCAAGACCTCATGCCTGACCTGCACAAGGTACAGCTGCACTGCTGATCACCAGTTTAGTGTCATTCTTGGATGgacgtacttttttttttgtctcctccttgtcacttcAGCCACTGGCAGCGACTGTAGCCACTGCTGAGTTGTGTTCTGCTGTATTCCACTGCAGCTCTCGGTGTGGTGTGCCTCTGCATACTGCACCACGCCGACTGGATACTGCTGCAATGCTGACTTTCTCAGCAGGgctctctctcctcacatcACTTTTGttcttatttctctttttttttttttctcccctcctttCACTGTTGCTCCTAACACGACTTAGTTCTCACTGTgtttcactgctgctgctctcaccCCCTGCCAGGGTCAGTCTCTAAGACCCCTTTCTGCtttcttttccccctctctgtGTGCACGTTGGTGTTCCACGTTTAGGTTCCTTTTTCTCCCCAGAACATGTTAAACCGGCGGTCCTTCAGCGACGTGCTGCCTGAGTCTCCAAAGTCGGCACGCAAGAAGGAGGAAGCACGGCAGGCTGAATTTGTCAGAATAGGGCAGGTAAGGAAGTaataaacatgcaaacacacacacacacaaacgcagtATTACCAACCACCCAGAGCTCTGCAGTAAGAAGGCAGAAACACCcacttgtacacacacatggaaaccaggatacacacacaaacagagtgcatggacaaacacaaacacacctactGTGAGAAAcctaaacacacatgcacatgtaaCACAGATGTTGATCACTGGAATAATTCAGCATAATATCAGCACCTGACATGAAGCTGGTATCTAACTGCTCTGGAATATAATTTTATAcagaaatttataaaaaatccTATTCACCTTTCGTAATTCTTCCATCTTTTAACAGAAGAAATCACTCATCAGTCACTTTTATGttctatgtatgtatttcacTTCTGTATCATTTAACCAGTTTGTCAGCATTAAATTCAGAATAGGCTCAGTGTTATAGATTAGTTAGTTAGAGATTAGATTATAGACTCAGTCCTTGTTTTGTGCAAAACAATGCATTTCAAATTCTTTATCAGTTTGAGATAATCTAGTTTCAGACcgacgcagttgtcattttcacgcccagcGCCCATGCCgtgtaagtagcaaatgtacttgcgTCCATGTGTGCAcccatgggcgtgttggtcttaaaatgtggtgtggtcaggtgctttgttggtgcattgcTATCATGAAGCAGCAGAAAGCGCATGCATTAAAGCTGAGAttgcagcaaatatgatttttaaaaaaagttatttttataaaacggtcggtatatcgtgacagtagtacatgaaacaagtaacctgaaaaaaatcatgtgactctgtgtcctccggtgctcctaacggcatctgcaagatttcacagaccggaggaaaacaagcagtcagagctgaggtctgctgtccagctgccgtctataagagcccggctgtcaatcactcgcaaactctgaccaagcggtcaaactagacaacgctgatcaaatatgaatcaatattctgttacgttaatgcctattgaatcacttgaattacaatatgctgaaaggttattatggaatttttgcccaatgatgccaaaaatatactgcctactgcaggtttaagcagCTCCGGAGGATTCCGCTCAGCTGGAATCGGgaagtaattaattatttatcaataaatgtttatcatatttagccCAGTGTTTACTATCATTATATAATGATTTTTGCCCCCAGTGCCACCTGCACCGGTTAAATAGGTTATCAGTGCATTTGCTGCATATGCAGTCAAATGGAGTTGTTGACGGGACAGAGGATTGGGAGACGGCGCAGGCAGAGGGTCCACTGGCCAAGCACCACATACATCTGCTCGTGCACTTTCGCTTGTTTCCTCATCAGGAAAAGGTTCCCTTTTCCAATTTGCCGAATTCGCCTTTTTAACATCAAATGCACCAGATGCCGGCgcacctggcttttaaagggaatgggagataacactctgattggtttgatTCCTGTTACGCCCAAAAGACacttaatattaattaatatatcaATTAATAAGAGACTAAACACAGGTGCCCCTTGCACCTTACTTTGCGCCCACATTATGCACTgcttaactagcaaaagtggagtcGGACATtccctaaatgcacttgcacCATGCACTTTAAATCTTGCGCTATAGATTGTTTAAATAGGGTCCATAGTCTTTTTAGTGACCTTACATACACTTATCTACCAGCGCCAATGCATTTTTCAATTTTGACACAATGATGAGCCGAATAGAGAAACTGCGTTTGTAGCAGAAAAACTAGCCTCTCTCATTTGTGAGTCTTTATACTACCATAAAGTAATTTAAGAGCTGTATATCCTGTCAGACAGCTGAGTGAACTGGACACCTACTTTCAGGAGGGTCAGGATGAAATAATACACTGTAGCAACAGGTCTCTGAGCCACAGTCCTGTAGTCATTACCGCTCTGATGTAATCATCATTACACCTCTGTTCTGGGAGCTGATGTAACTATAATTACACAGGAACAAAGTCTGAGAGCACAAAGAAGAAAAGGGTGTAAATAACTGTCTGTGGTGATGAACCTAGACGACCCCCTAGCTTTACGGAAATAATTTGTTTCAGGTTGTTTGTGGGATATTAGATATTCTTTGGCCTGTTGTGaatagaaaacatgttttgctaAAACTCAAGAAGGTCTGGTTTAGAGGTTTCAGtctattatttttcaattttccATCACAGCCGCACACTGAAACAGACTGCTGGAAGAAATTAGGTTAGCGAAGTCGCTACCTTTTTTGAATCAGTTCATTAAGATGCGTGTTTATGCTGCCAAAGTACTCCTGTCTCTCtcgtttccttttgttttttatcttcatTTGCTAACTAACCCTTGTTCTTCGTGGTgtcactgtttgtgttttctaccTCGTCTCTCTTGCTCCTGTCGCTCTCTGCTCATAAACACAAAGCCGAGGCATCGACTCATTGTGCTGTAAAGCGTGAAAACAAAGGAAGGTAGACGTGTCGAGTCATTGATTATCCAGTTTTGTAGAGACGGGGCTTTTGTCCTCAACTTAACTGACTCACTCTTTATAGCCGCTCATTGTGCGATGCACATTATACACAATGATTTCATGTTATCAttagaatatgtatttttatggatattttttcTTACGGATGGCAAAGTCCACTGCTCTGCCAAACCATTGTTCTGTTGGTTGGTATTGATCTCATTACCTCCAGATTGCCTGTTTATGCAGATATGTAAATAGAAATGCCCGACTGTGCAGCTTGTATTGGAAATTGTCAATCTGATCGGATGGTTGCTGCTGGAGCGTTTGTGCAAACTGTATTCTATTTTGAAATTTGAAGCAATTACAgctttgattttaatgtgacaATTTTTCACTGTTGCCAGTCTGCTTGTCCAGAGCCTTTCCACCTCTGTGAGCCGTCGTCACAGTTCTCAGCGCTTAAATACGCATGGAAACAAGGAATCAGCAGCGGCGGGCTAGTTATATTTGTGTTGGAATACAAGGTGTATAATTCAGCGAGCTCAGACCGCTGCTGTCCTTCTTGTCATGCATTTATGTGCATGATTCACATGCAGCATCCATGATTTGAATGTCTTGTACAGGCCTTGTTTAAATATCAAGCACTTGATTTATTTCAAGAAGTGACCTTTAAGTGTTGGtttaaaatgttgaacataccagtacaagtacatttactaGGATTATACTTAAATACagctttgaggtacttgtactttacttgagtatctccatgttatgctactttatactattACTCCGTTAAGTTTGTCTGATAGCTTAAGTTACTAGctacttttcagattaaaatGTTACATTAAAAAGCCTATGAGAAGCTTATGAAATACAGCGCATTGTTGAAGATTAAACCAGCAGTACTCAATCTTTTTGACTTAAATTAGAGAAAGGCTGTGTGTAGTTGGGGTCTCCTTGTTGCATCCATGAGTTGTTAGCAGTGATTTCTCCTCTAAACCTCaaatggtttcatttaaataactggTCAAGCccttagactgtatataagaagtggacgtagtcaccgtgaagtcacccattggtttgtggactacagttttgaagccttgagttcggcattttggccgtcgctatcttggttttttgcaaccagaagtgacacgagagggtgaagctaagtacaaccgaatgctgaataagacatgttCATGCGAcgaaaatgttataattaactttcatgaactgaaaacacactgtgaaagggttaaagttgtaaaaggaaaacacggacaactcccagaccggaatgaacatcatgctgtattgaagaagacttgaaactagcgattaaacaatgtttactgaggtaataaatcaagtgagaagtaggctcattttctggtagacttctatacaatcagacttctttttgcaaccagagaagtcgccccctgctggctattagaaagaatgacaaCAGATTTATCAGGTGACCTTTTGGAGGGTGACCTTAGGAAACCCTAGGtcgggaaccactggactaaaatACCAACAATAACTGTATATAATGTAGTTAAAACAAGCTGCACGAGTAAAATGCTACTTACACATTGTTGCATCAGTGTTAGCACTCTAATAATGTCATATGTAATGaaacttaaagtacattttagtGATAAtatttatgtacttttactaaagtaggaatttgaatgcaggacttttacatgtACAGGAGTATTTTTTACGTTGTTGTATTGATGCTTATACTaaataaaggatctgagtacttcgtGCAGCACTGTAAGCCAAAACATACAGAATTGACAGATGTCTCTGTTGTTGTCTCATATCTGATTTGACATTTCGTCTCCAGGCTCTGAAGCTGAAGACCATTGTGAGAGGAGATGCTCCAACTAGCCTTGTTACCACCGGTCTGTGCAGAAAAGAGGTGATACATTTCACTGCATTGCATTATCTTCATCTTAACAAGTCATTTTAATCTCTCTCTGAATTCaatcatgttattttctttaaacaattggagaaaaaaaatcagatttgaaATATTTCCAAAACAATATTTTGCCAAAGCAAGTGGACAGTAATTCTAATATTTCTGTGTATATCTACATGCATCTGTATGTTTGTATGCGCTTGTATGCTGCAGCCATGGGAGTCCCAGTCGTTCTGCAGCACATTCCCCTACGAGATCGTATGTGCCGACTCATGGGGTCAGTCTCTGCTGGCTGCCACCGACGCGGCGGGGGTCATGCTGCTGGATGGTGAGGTCATCCCCTAATCGATATCCCCCTATGTCCTCTAAAATAAAGCCACCCATCCATATCCATCCAATACTGCACTCAGCAGAATGCCAAGGCCAACAGccaacatgatgatgatgataatgatgttgTCCATGTTTCAGGTCCTGATCCAGCCTTGCCCAACGCTGGTGAGTTCCACGCAACTGATCCTCCTGTTTCTTGcacagagacttttttttttttttcaacctcagttatgacatatttttgagatttttacCTATTGGGatatatgtgttgtgttttcagagACGCAGGCTGTGCCCCCGGTGCAGGTGTTTGACAGAACCATGGTGGTGAAGCAGGTGCACGTTCTCGAGCCTCAGGACCTGCTTATCACCAGGGCTGACAAAGGTAGGCTTAAACCAGGACACATCCCCCTCCCTGCAGCACATCTGAGACAGCTGAACCATCCTTTGTCATCCCCTCATTCGTTCTTCATTTCAACAGTGTTCACAGCTCATCTTCTTTCTCATTATTCCCATTCCTCCCTCTTATTTCATCTCTGCCATCTCTCTGGGTTGTTGAGTGCATACTTACCCTTTCTACCTCCGTTGGCCCAGTGAACACATTGATCTCTGGCTGTGATCTAAGGAAGCTGACCTATAGAGAACCAATCCCTGTCGAgcttttgtgtgcgtgtgtgtatataaaagagtgtgtgtgtgtctgtttatcCTGCGGGAGTGGATTGACTGAGAGACGAGTGGGCTATAAAGGAAACGAACAGAcctacaagtaaaaaaaaaaaacacaaataagaagTCACTGTGTATTAACAAACAGCTGTAGTATTCCTCTCATGTTTGTCTCAACCAGAAGAGCATGTAATTAATTACCGTGCAGATGATTAGCTTACACCAATATTGACAAACAGGGTTGACTCGGTTTTGATAGTGATTATGTGATGGCAGCGCAAACATTTGTCACGACCGTGTGTGGGCTTTGATTAAGCTTCTGAGAGACCATGAGCCTTAAGAAGAGCCTTCTAGTAATCCTCCTGCCGGTACAACGCCACTATGTCTGGCCGTGGGCGGATGCTAAAAACGAGATGGCAAATTAAGAGTAACCTTCATGCAAAACAGAAGcggcttttgttttgtttccagggAAGGACGCTCGGCTCTATGTGCACAGACTCAGCGGGCTCAAGAGAGGCCTGGAGGAGAAGCAGCTCGTCAGAAGCAAGTGTGACAGCCGGGAAAATAAACTGGAGAAAACTAAAGGTACGACACAAAAGGACACAAGGCACGCAGTAATAAACACAATGCAAATGAATCTGTAATCTAAAGAACAGAAGTACTTTGATTCAGCTGAAATTTTTCCTCCCGTTCATACTGGCCATTAAGAGATCCCCTCCTAATGCACTTAGACATGTCAGCCTAGAGCAGAATATTGTGACCTTTCTGAACGTCCTTTTGGTAGTGCAAAcacatgacctttgacctgctgcTGGTGTCATGCCAGCTGCTGCCTGTGGCGCTTGCATTGATCTGTGCGATGATGCCAGGGAACACCACATACAGCACAGCACATGTCCAAtgtactgtctgtctctctatctctttcccctacccttcttctcctcctcctcctcctctttgtcccAGGCTGTCATTTGTACTCTATCAACACCCACCACGGCTCAGAGCTGAGGATAGTAGCAGCCATCAGGAACAAACTCCTCCTCATCACCAGGAAACATCCACGTTTTGAAGGCTTCAGCGCTATCGCCCCGGGAGCAGACTCTCCGGTGGAGGAGTTTCAGTACATACGGGTACAACAAACTCTACATGAGTGGataagaaaatgaataaatggatGGACAACTTCAtaagtgaatgaatgaagatgATAATAGAATGTTAATTCCCTTTTAAAGCAGTTAGGGggattttaaaatgtcttaattgCTCCAATTTGCATCAATTTACTACATGTACTACTTCTCTGAGTCCAAATTATATTATAGCAAGTCTGAGcacacagactttttttttagattcagtGTGACTTACCCTTTTCTGAGGATATCATTATCTCCAATGTCCATAGCAAATAAGTCCGCTTAGAAATCAGAAAAATAACGCTCCTTATAACCCcaaacttgcctgagaatcatgacattttaaagttttcttcagtagcaaagtaatccagtgatggTTGTCTGCACATCGATGTGTACATTGCAAAAAGGAACTACTAACAGCTAgttcggcatacttttaatggtgctTTTAATTTGCCGAAATGTcgacaaataaaaaaacgtgaCTAGTCGTAGCCCAACACTTCGCATCAGAGCATGATTATCTACCAAATACAAGTAAGACAAGGAAAATGAATAGTGTAATAATAGGAGTGAAAAGAGAGCATTATTACCctttttaatgttgtactatatactgtatattctgtatattttaCATTACTGAGGCTGTAATCAACATGGGGAGATGTAGAGATATGGTCAAACTTTGAAAACTCCTTTCCTAAAgctataaaaaatattatatacagaCCAACTTACAAGTCTTTTAACGTAATTAAACCAAtctgtgcgtgtttgtgtgtaccaTCCCCCCTTTAGGAGATCTGTCTGTGTGACCCGCCGGTGGTGATGGCGCTGGTGGACGGGCCGACGGGGGAAAATGACAATATGATCTGCGTGGCCTATAAACATCAGTTTGACCTGATCAATGAGAGCACTGGCGATGCCTACCGGCTACATCATGTAGACGCCAACAGGGTGAGGAAACACACGCATTTATGGAGACCTGAAcgtgacaaaatcaaaaataaatcagtaaATGAATatatgacttgataaataaataaatatgtcattaattgtagctaaataatattaaaaataaatgtagccattaatgcATTGATAAGATGtgacatatatttatatttctgttttattttgcttctttatttatttatctttgtattaattcccttatttatttactcttcggtttaattttcccttttatttatttatgtatttattttaataaatgaattagttaatttattttatatttattttttaaattatttatttatttacccacCGCCGGTCTCGTCCCGAGGTTTAGAGTGGGAACCTCCAGGCcgattattttaaataaatgcaaaaataaaaaaaataatttaaaaataaatacataaataaataaaagggaaaattaaacaggagagtaaataaataagggaaatctcatttaataaataagcaaattaaaacagaaatttatgtcacattttagcaattaattaatggatttatttttaatattatctttgctacatttaatgacatttatttatttatcaagtcatttatttatttatttatttttgattttggcaggtttcgtcTTCCATACACACGAACTTACACACCTGCAAACCCTAATGGTTTTCTGGACTGAGACCTTCATTTAGAGGCTTTATTTACCTGCTGAATAACAGGCTGCTCGTGTGAATCAACATGTTGTCATTCACAGCCACCAGCTGGGGAGTGAATGAGTCGGCTGGAGGATGAACAGCTGTTCTAATAAACCATCCTTAACCATTTCTCCTTTGAAAGAGTAAACAACTGTTGCAGAAATATATCTTTTATATTGCCTGGATGGTTACCCAGTACCTTGAGGCTATGTGACCTGGCATTATTTGTCAAAATCGGTCTCTCATACTTGACCTTTGGATCTCGTTGAAGTGACTCCCCTGAACTGACTCGTCTCTGCCTGCAGGTAAATTTTGTAGCAGCCATTGATGTGTATGAAGACGGGGAGGCGGGTCTGCTGCTGTGTTACAACTGTGAGTCCTCCTTTAACTCTGAATATTTCAGATGTTATTTGATTCaggtctctgtctctgttgtcaAAGCTGAGCCTTAATGTTTTTCCTCTGCCGCTGCACCTTTCTGGAATAAAAATCAGCACAGACTGCTCCAGAATATTAAGAGGCAGAGATGGATTTTGAAAATGCAGCCACCTACTTTTTTAATGTCGGGATAATACAGGACATTTAATAACTCTCAAATTTCTCTGAgttacaataaaacaaagagtgataagaaagtaaataatttaatttgacGCTCTGTGCCTCTTTACAGATATTTGCTACTATAAGAAAGTTTGTCCGTTCAACGGCTCCACACCGATGATCCAGTCCAACACCTCCGATTTCAACTTCAGCTGGAACCAGATGCCGAATGCTATTGGTAGGTTACCACGGCAACAATGCTCGGGGCCCCACCCGGCCCATGCTGCTGGCCTGGCCGGAGCTTGCTGTCGCCATGGAAACACCCTGTGTAGC
This window contains:
- the garnl3 gene encoding GTPase-activating Rap/Ran-GAP domain-like protein 3 isoform X5 produces the protein MFSNETGSESFDKFLTLLGDSVTLQGWAGYRGGLDTKNDTTGINSIYTVYQGHELMFHVSTMLPYSKENKQQVERKRHIGNDIVTIVFQEGDDASSSFKPSMIRSHFTHIFALVRYNSQNDSYRLKIFSEESVPLFGPPLPSPPVFTDHQEFRDFLLVKLINGEKATLETPTFAQKRQRTLDMLIRSLYQDLMPDLHKVPFSPQNMLNRRSFSDVLPESPKSARKKEEARQAEFVRIGQALKLKTIVRGDAPTSLVTTGLCRKEPWESQSFCSTFPYEIVCADSWGQSLLAATDAAGVMLLDGPDPALPNAETQAVPPVQVFDRTMVVKQVHVLEPQDLLITRADKGKDARLYVHRLSGLKRGLEEKQLVRSKCDSRENKLEKTKGCHLYSINTHHGSELRIVAAIRNKLLLITRKHPRFEGFSAIAPGADSPVEEFQYIREICLCDPPVVMALVDGPTGENDNMICVAYKHQFDLINESTGDAYRLHHVDANRVNFVAAIDVYEDGEAGLLLCYNYICYYKKVCPFNGSTPMIQSNTSDFNFSWNQMPNAIVCAFPYILAFTTDSIEIRLVVNGNLVYTAVVPELQLAASRSDIYFVSSAPVSSASNCSSRDTSSQSSPQTPTGYEMPVFPSPLGDDSIRIPYGTKLSLYMSKDAEGEAACKHMFKIPLCNLVGRSIERPLKSPLVNKVLTTPAPAMVPSTPLISATHSLSLSRMEIKEIASRTRKELLGLTEEPSGKSDSGTVKQRKMSKKNTEDDPKARALTSTNSDRLASESVEADLDVQLHCSSGSEAEPEKVVLRAESPPLASAFALSTSFEEDVLDLK